In Halorientalis sp. LT38, a genomic segment contains:
- a CDS encoding HemK2/MTQ2 family protein methyltransferase gives MTDLAERRDLDQVYGPAEDSRLLAETVGEYVGEGDLVLDVGTGSGYVASVAADAGADVVGSDVSPLACEAARENGVPVVQANLSEPFRDAVFDAVLFNPPYLPTPPEEERNDWMEYALSGGDDGRAVIEPFLDDVGRVLAPDGAVYLLISSLTDPDAVADYAADRGLDAAEVASEKHAFERLLVLRLTPRGKDGE, from the coding sequence ATGACCGACCTCGCCGAGCGTCGGGACCTCGATCAGGTGTACGGCCCCGCGGAGGACTCGCGGCTGCTGGCCGAGACGGTCGGCGAGTACGTGGGCGAGGGCGACCTGGTCCTCGACGTGGGCACCGGGAGCGGCTACGTCGCCAGCGTCGCAGCCGACGCCGGGGCCGACGTCGTGGGGTCGGACGTGAGTCCGCTGGCCTGCGAGGCGGCCCGCGAGAACGGCGTGCCCGTCGTGCAGGCGAACCTGAGCGAACCCTTTCGGGATGCCGTCTTCGACGCCGTGCTGTTCAACCCGCCCTACCTGCCGACGCCGCCCGAGGAGGAGCGGAACGACTGGATGGAGTACGCCCTCTCCGGGGGTGACGATGGCCGGGCGGTCATCGAACCCTTCCTCGACGACGTCGGTCGCGTCCTCGCCCCCGACGGCGCGGTCTACCTCCTGATCTCGTCGCTGACCGACCCGGACGCCGTCGCCGACTACGCCGCCGACCGCGGCCTCGACGCGGCCGAGGTCGCGAGCGAGAAACACGCCTTCGAGCGCCTCCTCGTCCTCCGGCTGACCCCCCGCGGGAAGGACGGCGAATAA
- a CDS encoding 5-methyltetrahydropteroyltriglutamate--homocysteine methyltransferase produces the protein MPEVVTTTPGLYPLPDWAKDELSDLKGHQKADLIDGTEGEAVQDAYGRVRSEYVERQQDAGLDRIVEGQGRWDDMIAHPLAVADAVETRGIVRYYDNNNFYREPVVTDDLEATGDVAAELESAGEQVEEGLQAVLPGPYSLADLATDEHYGDDAEFLEAVADFLAAEIAEFPDVETLFLLEPSLVENAPDDGEDARASEAIDAVADAADAEVVAHTYWGALEEKVYAHLMDADVDAIGFDFVADHEANLYNISEYGTKSDVALGLVDGQNTRVEDPGTIAERIDWVDENTPGSDFETVYATINTETFYLPVNRFEEKLDALAAVTEEVIEA, from the coding sequence ATGCCAGAGGTAGTTACGACGACGCCGGGGCTGTATCCCCTGCCCGACTGGGCCAAGGACGAGCTCTCCGATCTGAAGGGCCACCAGAAGGCCGACCTGATCGACGGGACCGAGGGTGAGGCGGTGCAGGACGCCTACGGTCGCGTCCGGAGCGAGTACGTCGAGCGACAGCAGGACGCCGGCCTCGACCGGATCGTCGAGGGCCAGGGCCGCTGGGACGACATGATCGCCCACCCGCTCGCGGTCGCCGACGCCGTCGAGACGCGCGGCATCGTGCGCTACTACGACAACAACAACTTCTACCGGGAGCCGGTCGTCACCGACGACCTCGAGGCGACCGGCGACGTCGCCGCCGAGCTGGAGTCCGCCGGCGAACAGGTCGAGGAGGGCCTGCAGGCGGTTCTCCCCGGCCCGTACTCGCTCGCCGACCTCGCGACGGACGAGCACTACGGCGACGACGCCGAGTTCCTGGAGGCCGTCGCCGACTTCCTCGCCGCCGAGATCGCCGAGTTCCCCGACGTGGAGACGCTCTTCCTGCTCGAACCGTCGCTGGTCGAGAACGCACCGGACGACGGCGAGGACGCCCGCGCCAGCGAGGCCATCGACGCGGTGGCCGACGCGGCCGACGCCGAGGTCGTCGCCCACACCTACTGGGGCGCGCTGGAAGAGAAGGTCTACGCGCACCTGATGGACGCCGACGTCGACGCCATCGGCTTCGACTTCGTGGCCGACCACGAGGCGAACCTATACAACATCAGCGAGTACGGCACCAAGTCGGACGTGGCCCTCGGACTCGTCGACGGGCAGAACACCCGCGTCGAGGATCCGGGGACCATCGCCGAGCGCATCGACTGGGTCGACGAGAACACGCCCGGCTCGGACTTCGAGACGGTCTACGCGACGATCAACACGGAGACGTTCTACCTGCCGGTCAACCGCTTCGAGGAGAAACTCGACGCGCTGGCCGCAGTCACCGAAGAGGTGATCGAGGCATGA
- a CDS encoding methionine synthase, which yields MSNNRDQFRPENHPHDHFLLTTVVGSYKKPKWLDRARELLEDEEASFDEEDWAEATDDAARLITEEHERSGLDAVVDGEMRRNEMVEYFAHLIEGYEFNGRVKVWGHNYFDKPSVVEEVEYDQEWLVDEFEFTDSVSSRPVKVPITGPYTLANWSFNEVYDDDEQLAYDLADLVNEEIERLVDAGAKYIQIDEPALATTPDDHAIVGACLDRIVDEIPDDVRVGLHVCYGDYSRIYPEMLDYPVDEYDLELCNGNYEQLDVFVEDEFTKDLALGVVDAHVAEVEPVEEIKENILKGFEVVPPERLTVSPDCGLKLLPREVAYGKMENMVQAAREVEAELDAGEIDVGLAAPTSD from the coding sequence ATGAGCAACAACCGCGACCAGTTCCGCCCGGAGAACCACCCGCACGACCACTTCCTGCTGACGACGGTCGTCGGCAGTTACAAGAAGCCCAAGTGGCTCGACCGTGCCCGCGAACTTCTCGAGGACGAGGAGGCGAGCTTCGACGAGGAGGACTGGGCGGAAGCGACCGACGACGCCGCTCGCCTCATCACCGAGGAACACGAGCGATCCGGCCTCGACGCCGTCGTCGACGGCGAGATGCGGCGCAACGAGATGGTCGAGTACTTCGCCCACCTGATCGAGGGCTACGAGTTCAACGGCCGCGTCAAGGTCTGGGGCCACAACTACTTCGACAAGCCCTCCGTCGTCGAGGAGGTCGAGTACGACCAGGAGTGGCTCGTCGACGAGTTCGAGTTCACCGACTCCGTCTCCTCCCGCCCCGTGAAGGTGCCGATCACCGGCCCCTACACGCTCGCGAACTGGTCGTTCAACGAGGTCTACGACGACGACGAGCAGCTGGCCTACGACCTGGCCGACCTCGTCAACGAGGAGATCGAACGCCTCGTCGACGCCGGCGCGAAGTACATCCAGATCGACGAGCCCGCGCTGGCGACGACCCCCGACGACCACGCCATCGTCGGCGCGTGTCTCGACCGGATCGTCGACGAGATCCCCGACGACGTGCGCGTCGGCCTCCACGTCTGTTACGGCGACTACTCGCGCATCTACCCCGAGATGCTCGACTACCCCGTCGACGAGTACGACCTGGAACTCTGCAACGGCAACTACGAGCAACTCGACGTGTTCGTCGAGGACGAGTTCACGAAGGATCTCGCGCTCGGCGTCGTCGACGCCCACGTCGCCGAGGTCGAACCCGTCGAGGAGATCAAGGAGAACATCCTGAAGGGCTTCGAGGTCGTCCCGCCGGAGCGCCTGACCGTCTCGCCCGACTGCGGGCTGAAGCTCCTGCCCCGCGAGGTCGCCTACGGCAAGATGGAGAACATGGTCCAGGCCGCCCGCGAGGTCGAGGCCGAACTGGACGCCGGCGAGATCGACGTCGGCCTCGCCGCGCCGACGAGCGACTGA
- a CDS encoding ArnT family glycosyltransferase, translating into MVSRSRALYRRVRGTVADDLRADPYLPYVLLLAVVLCSFWFWHRIPNFATRDEKSRLFDAMVPIGRVLAEPSIESLQNGVEWSRVPFGATLYLNALALLPVVIVAALVGDLSAFTDLGYPSYEFGFYPAWAATPEWIWTWSLAFVRLFNVAFAIGAVYLTYRIGTAARDRATGRLAALLLTLTFGFLTIAHEGGEDMPALFFTLLALYLVLRYVQTGDGTAFLAGSAAGGVAIAFKLTAAPVVLLIGLAYLLRAHSADADPVDVLLQPKLLLGGAVFGLVAILLGFPTFLVGGVDLFVARVFEGSAGRMNHPTGPDAPIWWWFLRGYFSALSLPLFAAALVGVVASLESVRDRATSTHAVALAFAALTTYLLLFSRWHDFRVHHLLPTFPFIAVLLAVSLVRFRERNPKIAAPVIALLLVTTGIYAGYGTVGFASMPRDQAEAWLEDDADENATLEVYRRDFQDAAIPHGMRVNHLFGEEDEAEAAAVDPCPEYIQLGYRDLLYLKDDTYFRNGEAQKRYIRELLSGEYNYRIAAEFGPRPPNFVPDRPTPGSLTELFRLGLVPQTDQFADEQELAANQYTVILRQTGGCGYRIAPF; encoded by the coding sequence ATGGTATCCCGCAGTCGCGCCCTGTACCGACGCGTCCGCGGTACGGTCGCGGACGACCTCCGGGCCGACCCGTACCTCCCCTACGTCCTCCTGCTAGCTGTGGTACTCTGTAGCTTCTGGTTCTGGCACCGCATCCCCAACTTCGCGACCAGAGACGAGAAGAGCCGCCTGTTCGACGCGATGGTCCCCATCGGGCGCGTGCTGGCCGAACCCAGTATCGAGAGCCTCCAGAACGGCGTCGAGTGGAGCCGCGTCCCCTTCGGCGCGACGCTCTACCTGAACGCGCTTGCCCTCCTCCCCGTCGTGATCGTCGCCGCGCTCGTGGGCGACCTCTCGGCGTTCACGGACCTGGGCTATCCCAGCTACGAGTTCGGGTTCTACCCGGCGTGGGCGGCCACGCCCGAGTGGATCTGGACCTGGAGTCTGGCGTTCGTCCGCCTGTTCAACGTCGCGTTCGCCATCGGCGCGGTCTATCTGACCTACCGGATCGGAACGGCCGCCCGGGACCGGGCGACGGGTCGGCTGGCGGCCCTCCTCCTGACGCTTACCTTCGGCTTCCTGACTATCGCCCACGAGGGCGGCGAGGACATGCCCGCGCTCTTTTTCACACTGCTCGCGCTGTATCTGGTCCTGCGGTACGTCCAGACCGGCGACGGGACCGCCTTTCTGGCCGGGAGCGCGGCCGGCGGCGTCGCCATCGCGTTCAAACTCACGGCGGCGCCGGTCGTTCTCCTGATCGGGCTGGCCTACCTCCTCCGGGCGCACAGCGCGGATGCGGATCCGGTCGACGTCCTCCTCCAGCCGAAACTCCTGCTCGGCGGCGCGGTGTTCGGACTGGTCGCCATCCTGCTGGGCTTCCCGACTTTCCTCGTCGGCGGCGTCGATCTGTTCGTCGCCCGCGTCTTCGAAGGGTCGGCCGGGCGGATGAACCACCCGACGGGCCCCGACGCGCCGATCTGGTGGTGGTTCCTCCGCGGGTACTTCAGCGCGCTCTCACTGCCGCTTTTCGCCGCGGCCCTCGTCGGCGTCGTCGCGAGTCTCGAATCGGTGCGAGACCGGGCCACCAGCACCCACGCGGTCGCGCTCGCGTTCGCCGCGCTCACGACGTATCTCCTGCTTTTCTCCCGGTGGCACGACTTCCGGGTTCACCACCTCCTGCCGACCTTCCCGTTCATCGCCGTGTTGCTCGCCGTCTCGCTGGTCCGGTTCCGGGAGCGAAACCCGAAGATCGCCGCACCCGTGATCGCGCTCTTGCTCGTGACGACTGGCATCTACGCTGGCTACGGGACCGTCGGGTTCGCCTCGATGCCCCGCGACCAGGCCGAGGCGTGGCTGGAGGACGATGCCGACGAAAACGCGACCCTCGAAGTGTATCGTCGGGACTTCCAGGACGCCGCGATTCCCCACGGCATGCGCGTCAACCACCTCTTCGGGGAGGAAGACGAGGCCGAGGCGGCGGCGGTCGATCCCTGCCCAGAGTACATCCAGCTCGGCTACCGCGACCTGCTCTACCTGAAAGACGACACGTACTTCCGCAACGGCGAGGCCCAGAAGCGGTACATCCGGGAGTTGCTCTCCGGCGAGTACAACTACCGGATCGCCGCCGAGTTCGGGCCTCGGCCGCCGAACTTCGTCCCCGACCGGCCGACGCCCGGGTCGCTCACGGAGCTGTTCCGGCTGGGGCTGGTCCCGCAGACCGACCAGTTCGCCGACGAGCAGGAACTCGCCGCCAACCAGTACACGGTGATCCTCCGCCAGACCGGTGGCTGTGGCTACCGCATCGCGCCGTTCTGA
- a CDS encoding formate/nitrite transporter family protein, with translation MSTDAEPSGATLSYRHILEREMENALQEVGRPRTGLFLSGLSAGLNLSFGALFMAMALTFSGGFASDLVQQAVLAAVSAIAFLFVVIGQTELFTAQATMAILPVLDGRIGLRALGRLWGIIYVANLLGCAGFSLLIATVGPPMGIVDPGAAGTLADALTGLRWWVVLASAVVAGWLMGLATWLAAASRDTVGRVLIVLLVTATIGFGPFHHVILGTTELLTAMLLGQGVSPATFGAFLALATVGNTIGGSVFVGLLNYGHVALAGDEADVDFEAETGSEEE, from the coding sequence ATGTCCACGGACGCAGAACCCAGCGGCGCGACGCTCTCGTACCGCCACATCCTCGAACGGGAGATGGAGAACGCCCTGCAGGAGGTCGGGCGGCCGAGGACGGGGCTGTTCCTCTCGGGGCTGTCAGCGGGGCTGAACCTGAGCTTCGGCGCGCTGTTCATGGCGATGGCGCTCACCTTCAGCGGGGGATTCGCGTCCGATCTCGTCCAGCAGGCCGTGCTGGCCGCCGTCTCCGCGATCGCCTTCCTCTTCGTCGTCATCGGCCAGACCGAACTGTTCACCGCCCAGGCCACGATGGCGATCCTGCCGGTTCTGGACGGCCGCATCGGACTCCGGGCACTGGGGCGGCTCTGGGGGATCATCTACGTCGCCAACCTGCTCGGCTGTGCGGGCTTTTCGCTGCTGATCGCGACGGTCGGCCCGCCGATGGGCATCGTCGACCCTGGTGCTGCCGGGACGCTGGCCGACGCGCTGACCGGACTCCGGTGGTGGGTCGTCCTGGCCAGCGCCGTCGTGGCCGGGTGGCTGATGGGGCTTGCGACCTGGCTGGCCGCGGCCAGCCGCGACACCGTCGGCCGGGTCCTGATCGTGCTGCTCGTGACCGCGACGATCGGGTTCGGCCCGTTCCACCACGTCATCCTCGGGACGACGGAGTTGCTGACGGCCATGCTGCTCGGACAGGGCGTGAGTCCCGCCACCTTCGGCGCGTTCCTCGCGCTCGCGACCGTCGGCAACACCATCGGCGGCTCGGTCTTCGTCGGCCTGCTCAACTACGGCCACGTCGCACTCGCCGGCGACGAGGCCGACGTCGACTTCGAGGCCGAGACCGGCTCAGAGGAGGAGTGA
- a CDS encoding lysylphosphatidylglycerol synthase transmembrane domain-containing protein — protein MSGRSRRGIAVTILQYALGLAALAWLLSQVDLGRVVDLLATLDATTVLAVLAVSVAGLLARFYTWYAVIDPRGPVRFREAANTDLIVNFVNQLLPSRLSGRVAAPFVLRSETGIAYTDATAIAGVHTGIYAVLYGLTAAVGVLAVLGRLPFGLIVLLAGSTGLYLAAGAFVLLAGTNLELLDVLLDRIAGLAALVPRVGSALADRIRGLTEFTTDSTDAFRALAASPGVWLRYALGWTGALVLAPAARVVLLLGAFGAAFEPAILLPVVLVAAYSVTLLPLTPGGIGVTEATATAVFVALGVPGEIIVPVVFVDRFLGTYLPAVAGWYPSLKIDTSSLAPDS, from the coding sequence GTGAGCGGCCGGTCACGTCGCGGTATCGCGGTCACGATCCTGCAGTACGCCCTCGGTCTGGCGGCGCTGGCGTGGCTGCTCTCCCAGGTGGATCTCGGTCGCGTCGTAGATCTGCTCGCGACTCTCGACGCGACGACGGTGCTCGCGGTCCTGGCAGTGAGCGTCGCCGGCCTCCTCGCGCGTTTTTACACCTGGTACGCGGTGATCGATCCTCGCGGCCCGGTGCGGTTCAGGGAGGCCGCGAACACGGACCTGATCGTCAACTTCGTCAACCAGTTGCTGCCCTCGCGACTCTCGGGCCGGGTCGCGGCCCCCTTCGTCCTCCGGAGCGAGACGGGGATCGCCTACACCGACGCCACCGCGATCGCTGGCGTCCACACCGGGATCTACGCGGTGCTGTACGGACTCACCGCCGCGGTCGGCGTGCTCGCCGTGCTCGGTCGGCTCCCGTTCGGCCTGATCGTCCTGCTCGCCGGTTCGACGGGGCTGTACCTCGCCGCCGGCGCGTTCGTCCTCCTCGCGGGGACGAACCTCGAACTGCTGGACGTCCTCCTCGACCGGATCGCTGGCCTCGCCGCCCTCGTCCCGCGAGTGGGATCGGCCCTGGCGGATCGGATCCGCGGGCTGACCGAATTCACGACGGACTCGACGGACGCCTTCCGCGCGCTGGCGGCCTCACCGGGGGTCTGGCTGCGGTACGCGCTCGGGTGGACCGGCGCGCTCGTGCTCGCGCCCGCGGCCCGCGTCGTCCTCCTCCTGGGGGCCTTCGGCGCTGCCTTCGAACCGGCGATCCTGCTGCCGGTGGTGCTGGTCGCGGCCTACAGCGTGACGCTGCTCCCACTGACGCCCGGCGGCATCGGCGTCACGGAGGCGACGGCGACGGCGGTGTTCGTCGCGCTCGGCGTCCCCGGTGAGATTATCGTCCCCGTGGTCTTCGTCGACCGGTTCCTCGGGACCTACCTCCCGGCCGTCGCGGGGTGGTACCCGTCGCTCAAGATCGACACGTCGTCGCTGGCGCCGGACTCCTGA
- a CDS encoding polysaccharide deacetylase family protein, whose product MSSRAVLSIDFELFSQTPAYRSASGEMDESGFGLDGGRFLRRTLADADASATCFVVSSVAEEYPEEVQALADAGFEIGSHTHSHRLLSELSASERREELGRSRELLADVTGADVAGFRAPAFDITADHFDLLAETGYSYDSSVVASRAIPGWYGGEYDLDRPAPATDVDPDAPDRLLELPASVMPGVRLPLTGTWLRFFGPRYTILGMKLLARRGIAPVLYVHPWEFVDLPEVEGVPSRVYYHTGEWMQRAVERILAQDFEFTTARTVVEDALAEGNGGEHA is encoded by the coding sequence ATGAGTAGTCGCGCCGTCCTCTCGATCGATTTCGAACTGTTCTCCCAGACGCCCGCGTACCGGTCCGCGAGTGGCGAGATGGACGAGTCGGGCTTCGGTCTCGACGGCGGCCGTTTCCTCCGCCGCACCCTCGCGGACGCCGACGCGAGCGCAACCTGTTTCGTCGTCTCGTCGGTCGCCGAGGAGTACCCCGAAGAGGTGCAGGCCCTCGCCGATGCCGGCTTCGAGATCGGATCCCACACCCACAGCCACCGCCTGCTCTCGGAGCTCTCCGCGAGCGAACGCCGCGAGGAACTCGGACGATCGCGGGAACTCCTGGCCGACGTGACGGGCGCCGACGTCGCGGGCTTTCGGGCACCGGCGTTCGATATCACGGCCGATCACTTCGACCTGCTCGCCGAGACGGGCTACAGCTACGATTCGAGCGTCGTCGCCAGCCGTGCGATTCCGGGCTGGTACGGCGGCGAGTACGATCTCGACCGCCCCGCCCCAGCCACGGACGTCGATCCGGACGCGCCCGACAGGCTACTGGAACTCCCCGCCAGCGTGATGCCGGGCGTTCGCCTCCCGCTGACGGGCACGTGGCTGCGCTTTTTCGGCCCGCGCTACACGATCCTCGGGATGAAGTTACTCGCTCGTCGGGGCATCGCACCCGTCCTCTACGTCCACCCCTGGGAGTTCGTCGACCTCCCCGAGGTCGAAGGGGTCCCCAGCCGCGTCTACTACCACACCGGCGAGTGGATGCAGCGGGCGGTCGAACGGATCCTCGCTCAGGACTTCGAGTTCACGACGGCGCGGACCGTCGTCGAGGACGCCCTGGCCGAGGGTAACGGGGGCGAGCACGCGTGA
- a CDS encoding DUF2304 domain-containing protein: MDFTVVNLLALLVGIGFLANGYFLVKSGREALALFVMSLIVGAGLMFVAIFPNVFEVLATVLGLEWKARAILVVSNLTLFVLVTYLVNRIGKLYDRLSRLNEEVSLLRSELEELDE, translated from the coding sequence ATGGACTTCACAGTCGTCAACCTGCTCGCGCTGCTCGTCGGGATCGGCTTCCTCGCCAACGGTTACTTCCTCGTCAAGTCCGGCCGCGAGGCGCTCGCCCTCTTCGTCATGTCCCTGATCGTCGGGGCCGGCCTCATGTTCGTCGCGATATTCCCCAACGTCTTCGAGGTGCTCGCGACCGTGCTGGGACTGGAGTGGAAGGCGCGGGCCATCCTGGTCGTCTCGAACCTGACGCTGTTCGTGCTGGTGACGTACCTCGTCAACCGCATCGGGAAGCTCTACGACCGGCTCTCGCGGCTGAACGAGGAAGTGAGTCTGCTGCGTAGCGAACTCGAGGAGCTGGATGAGTAG
- a CDS encoding glycosyltransferase family 2 protein — protein MDVVAVIPAYDEADTIGSVIDGTREHVDEVVVVDDGSSDGTARIARDHGAVVIEHVFNTGVGGAVRTGYQYAIRHDYDFVMQIDADGQHDPEYIPTLLEAAEDCDMVIASRYLNESFQDYSLTRKLGIKFFTTVVNVLGGIDITDVTSGFRVYRVSALATILHRSDKHWAVEQTLEAAKRDFRIKEISIEIPTRDEGESQFSLDTFVLYPIRMTDVILRVLLFR, from the coding sequence GTGGACGTCGTCGCCGTCATCCCCGCGTACGACGAGGCCGACACCATCGGCTCCGTGATCGACGGGACCCGTGAACACGTCGACGAGGTCGTCGTCGTGGACGACGGGTCGAGCGACGGCACCGCCCGGATCGCCCGCGACCACGGCGCAGTGGTGATCGAACACGTGTTCAACACGGGCGTCGGCGGTGCCGTCAGGACCGGCTACCAGTACGCCATCCGCCACGACTACGACTTCGTCATGCAGATCGACGCCGACGGGCAGCACGACCCCGAGTACATCCCGACGCTGCTCGAGGCCGCCGAGGACTGCGACATGGTGATCGCCAGTCGCTACCTCAACGAGAGCTTCCAGGACTACTCGCTGACGCGCAAACTCGGGATCAAGTTCTTCACGACCGTGGTCAACGTCCTCGGCGGCATCGACATCACGGACGTGACGAGCGGCTTCCGGGTCTATCGCGTGTCGGCGCTCGCGACCATCCTGCACCGATCGGACAAACACTGGGCGGTCGAACAGACCCTCGAGGCCGCCAAACGGGACTTCCGGATCAAAGAGATCTCCATCGAGATCCCGACCAGAGACGAGGGCGAGTCGCAGTTCTCGCTCGACACCTTCGTCCTCTACCCGATCCGGATGACCGACGTGATCCTCAGGGTCCTGCTCTTCCGATAA
- a CDS encoding alkaline phosphatase family protein, whose translation MTRTFVVGLDGASWRLLDPWIEAGDLPNIAALREESAWAETRSCLPPVTFPNWKCYSSGKDPGGFGVFWFEHVDLEAGTIEVANGGDFDTVELWDYLNDEGQTAGVVNMPTMYPPRDIDDLIVAGGPDAVEGEYRSISSGYTSPESLAADLEERFDYQVHPDPLLSSNQERGAEVDAILDLLEKRFEVALTLFEEEDLDYVHVTLFYLNVLHHFFWDEEPTKRAWELVDEWVGKLRELEDTNLVLMSDHGAAPTQTEFYVNEWLAENGYQTRTRTVDDYLKRIGIDRENVLGAAKRVGAVDLLASVVPERIQELVPQRAGLKRSRKLGAVVLEETQAVASAQGPIYLNPDFETESLREELIADLEAVEDEHGPIFTDVYRGEEVYEGPYLDEAPEIVVDQRPGVHVNDGIGGGEITAGPDRWAAENTPQGIFLANGPDFADAGELRDVSILDIAPTLLVASGCDVPEDMTGKVLEIFDDDREWDEREPLALADEDDSRDDEEVTERLKQLGYME comes from the coding sequence ATGACACGGACGTTCGTCGTCGGGCTCGACGGCGCGAGCTGGCGACTGCTCGACCCCTGGATCGAGGCCGGCGACCTGCCGAACATCGCTGCCCTCCGCGAGGAATCGGCCTGGGCCGAGACCCGCAGCTGTCTGCCGCCCGTGACCTTCCCCAACTGGAAGTGCTACTCCTCCGGGAAGGACCCCGGCGGCTTCGGCGTCTTCTGGTTCGAGCACGTCGACCTCGAGGCGGGTACCATCGAGGTGGCCAACGGCGGCGACTTCGACACCGTCGAACTCTGGGACTACCTCAACGACGAGGGCCAGACCGCCGGCGTCGTCAACATGCCCACGATGTACCCGCCCCGGGACATCGACGACCTGATCGTCGCCGGCGGGCCGGACGCCGTCGAGGGCGAGTACCGATCGATCTCCTCGGGCTACACCTCGCCCGAGTCGCTGGCCGCGGACCTCGAAGAGCGGTTCGACTACCAAGTCCACCCCGACCCGCTGCTGTCCTCGAACCAGGAGCGCGGCGCCGAGGTCGACGCCATCCTCGACCTGCTGGAGAAGCGCTTCGAGGTCGCCCTGACCCTGTTCGAGGAGGAAGACCTCGACTACGTCCACGTCACGCTCTTCTACCTCAACGTCCTCCACCACTTCTTCTGGGACGAGGAACCCACGAAACGCGCCTGGGAACTCGTCGACGAGTGGGTCGGGAAGCTGCGAGAACTGGAGGACACCAACCTCGTCCTGATGTCAGACCACGGCGCGGCCCCGACCCAGACGGAGTTCTACGTCAACGAGTGGTTGGCCGAGAACGGCTACCAGACCCGGACTCGCACCGTCGACGACTACCTCAAGCGGATCGGGATCGACCGGGAGAACGTCCTCGGGGCGGCGAAACGCGTCGGCGCGGTCGACCTGCTCGCCTCGGTCGTCCCCGAGCGGATTCAGGAGCTGGTCCCCCAGCGCGCGGGCCTCAAACGCTCCCGGAAACTCGGAGCCGTCGTGCTCGAGGAGACCCAGGCCGTCGCCAGCGCGCAGGGCCCGATCTACCTCAACCCCGACTTCGAAACCGAGTCCCTCCGCGAGGAACTGATCGCAGACCTCGAAGCGGTCGAGGACGAGCACGGCCCGATCTTCACCGACGTCTACCGCGGCGAGGAGGTCTACGAGGGCCCCTACCTCGACGAGGCGCCGGAGATCGTCGTCGACCAGCGCCCCGGCGTCCACGTCAACGACGGGATCGGCGGCGGCGAGATCACGGCCGGACCGGACCGCTGGGCCGCGGAGAACACGCCCCAGGGCATCTTCCTCGCGAACGGCCCCGACTTCGCCGACGCCGGGGAGCTCCGGGACGTGAGCATCCTCGACATCGCGCCCACCCTGCTGGTCGCCAGTGGCTGTGACGTGCCCGAGGACATGACCGGCAAGGTACTCGAGATCTTCGACGACGACCGCGAGTGGGACGAACGCGAGCCCCTGGCGCTCGCCGACGAGGACGACAGCCGCGACGACGAGGAGGTCACGGAACGGCTCAAGCAACTGGGCTACATGGAGTGA